Proteins from one Gasterosteus aculeatus chromosome 11, fGasAcu3.hap1.1, whole genome shotgun sequence genomic window:
- the slc6a16a gene encoding sodium-dependent neutral amino acid transporter B(0)AT2, with protein sequence MTEKPPLDSNETPAWLGAGRSETQLTAGQDPDAVETCDADRPAWDSKIQYVLAQVGFSVGLGNVWRFPYLCHQNGGGAFMLLYVFLLTIVGVPLFFMELAAGQSIRQGSIGVWKHISPKLAGIGYSSCIVCFYVALYYNVIIAWSLFYMGNSFQYPLPWEHCPTDVTTNDTVKECAGSSPTSYFWFRKALNITNSIDESGELNPIMTGCLLAAWAIVSLAMIKGIKSSAKVMYFSSVFPYVVLFIFLIRGLMLDGAIEGITFMFYPKLEIWGSMQVWRQAATQVFFALGLGYGSVIAYSSYNPVHNNCHRDALMVSGINFATSVLASLVVFVVLGFRAKNIALRCVTKNLGLLSLMSSFESSPLLAGLGRPGINASDPSAVSLAEYREWYSHHGSALAPNITDCSLEEEMNKGVEGTGLAFIAFTEVMALFPASPFWSTLFFLMLLNLGLSTMFGTMQGILTPLMDNFSLLGRHRTLLTVSSCALGFLIGLLFTQRSGNYFVTMFDDYSATLPLVIVVIFETFSVAWVYGTDRFLDDIEVMLNWRPPVVYKYLWKYVCLLSMVGLLTASLLRMFFKRPTYTAWNQTTASEATLEYPGWALGMIITLIVCASLPVPIGYIYFTLKNPKAGNTRSADGGGHEMHREFYTKCSSTEQLESPRRVPAEEDEALPRTAFLATGNENYRLLPQLEVEDDDDDEQDTEV encoded by the exons ATG ACGGAGAAACCTCCACTGGACAGCAACGAGACTCCAGCCTGGTTGGGTGCGGGTCGGTCTGAAACGCAGCTTACAGCGGGCCAAGATCCAGACGCAGTTGAGACATGCGATGCCGACCGACCTGCATGGGACTCTAAGATCCAGTACGTGTTGGCACAGGTGGGGTTCAGCGTGGGCCTCGGGAACGTGTGGAGGTTCCCGTACCTTTGCCACCAAAATGGAGGTG GGGCCTTCATGCTgctgtatgtttttcttttaacaattGTGGGAGTTCCACTGTTTTTCATGGAGTTGGCGGCTGGCCAAAGCATTCGCCAAGGGAGCATCGGTGTGTGGAAGCACATCTCCCCAAAGCTGGCCGGGATCGGTTACTCCAGCTGCATC GTCTGTTTTTACGTGGCTCTTTACTACAATGTTATTATCGCATGGAGCCTGTTCTACATGGGCAATTCCTTTCAGTATCCTCTGCCGTGGGAGCACTGCCCAACTGATGTGACCACCAATGACACAG TGAAGGAGTGCGCAGGTTCTTCCCCAACGTCATATTTctggtttcggaaagctcttaACATCACAAACTCCATCGACGAATCGGGAGAGTTGAACCCAATCATGACGGGGTGTTTGTTGGCGGCCTGGGCGATCGTGTCTCTGGCTATGATCAAGGGCATCAAGTCTTCTGCTAAG GTGATGTACTTTTCCTCGGTCTTCCCCTACGTGGTTCTCTTTATTTTCCTCATCAGAGGGTTGATGTTGGACGGTGCGATTGAAGGAATCACCTTCATGTTTTATCCTAAG TTGGAAATCTGGGGTAGTATGCAGGTGTGGCGCCAGGCTGCTACACAAGTGTTTTTTGCCCTGGGACTCGGCTACGGCTCCGTTATAGCTTATTCCTCCTACAATCCCGTCCACAACAACTGCCACAGGGACGCGCTGATGGTCTCAGGCATCAACTTCGCAACGTCCGTTCTGGCCTCGCTGGTTGTTTTTGTCGTGCTGGGTTTCCGCGCCAAGAACATTGCATTGCGCTGCGTGACAAA AAATCTTGGTCTTCTAAGCCTGATGTCCTCCTTTGAATCGTCTCCGCTCTTGGCCGGCCTCGGTCGGCCCGGGATCAACGCGAGCGATCCGAGCGCCGTGTCTTTAGCTGAATACAGAGAGTGGTACAGTCACCACGGCTCAGCTCTGGCTCCTAACATCACGGACTGCAGcctggaagaggagatgaacAAG GGCGTAGAGGGGACGGGGCTGGCGTTCATTGCATTCACAGAGGTGATGGCCCTGTTCCCTGCCAGCCCCTTCTGGTCCACGCTGTTTTTCCTAATGCTGCTGAACCTGGGCCTCAGCACCATGTTTGGGACCATGCAGGGAATCCTCACACCTCTCATGGACAATTTCAGCCTTCTGGGCCGTCACCGGACTCTTCTCACTG TGTCCAGCTGTGCGTTGGGCTTCTTGATCGGACTGCTGTTCACTCAGCGCTCGGGCAACTATTTTGTGACTATGTTCGACGACTACTCTGCAACTCTACCGCTGGTCATCGTTGTAATCTTTGAAACCTTTAGTGTGGCGTGGGTTTATGGAACTGATCG CTTCCTGGATGACATTGAAGTCATGCTCAATTGGCGCCCTCCAGTGGTGTACAAATATCTCTGGAAATATGTTTGTCTGCTGTCGATGGTTGGTCTTCTTACTGCAAGTTTGTTGCGTATGTTCTTTAAAAGGCCCACGTACACCGCCTGGAACCAAACCACA GCCTCTGAGGCCACTCTGGAGTACCCAGGCTGGGCTCTTGGCATGATCATCACGCTGATCGTCTGTGCCAGCCTGCCCGTTCCCATCGGCTACATCTATTTCACGTTGAAAAACCCCAAAGCCGGTAACACTCGCTCCGCGGACGGAGGTGGCCACGAGATGCACCGAGAGTTTTACACCAAGTGCAGCTCCACCGAGCAGCTGGAGTCGCCTCGCCGGGTCCCCGCTGAGGAAGACGAGGCTCTTCCCAGGACAGCCTTCCTGGCGACGGGCAACGAAAATTACAGACTCTTGccccagctggaggtggaggatgatgatgatgatgaacaagATACAGAAGTTTGA